One Deinococcus terrestris genomic window carries:
- a CDS encoding helix-turn-helix domain-containing protein has translation MTPHPLRLRFAQNVRALRKARGLTQEVLAELSGLHFTYIGGIERGERNLGIDNIGRIADAFGLDAAELLRQRPETRVDSGNGPQKS, from the coding sequence GTGACTCCGCATCCCCTGCGTCTTCGTTTCGCCCAGAATGTTCGTGCTCTTCGCAAAGCCCGTGGACTGACCCAGGAGGTCTTGGCGGAGCTGAGCGGGCTGCACTTCACCTACATCGGAGGCATTGAGCGGGGCGAGCGCAATCTGGGCATCGACAACATCGGCCGAATCGCCGATGCCTTCGGGCTGGACGCGGCAGAGCTGCTGCGGCAGAGACCAGAGACACGGGTTGACTCTGGCAATGGTCCCCAGAAAAGTTAG
- a CDS encoding AbrB/MazE/SpoVT family DNA-binding domain-containing protein gives MDMTCQISGNRLTLHLPADMREALGFQDGSTVTVHLVDGALVVWPQTLTERTLNELPADVPPEAPGGDLGRNWDAEDEVPSPPDHGLLTQITGLDWTQLQAVVHQGADTPPTISPQPIATNLAALRGTPCRTAPHRTPGCMS, from the coding sequence ATGGATATGACCTGCCAGATCTCCGGCAACCGACTGACCCTCCACCTGCCTGCCGATATGCGCGAGGCTCTTGGATTCCAGGACGGCTCCACTGTCACCGTCCACCTCGTTGATGGAGCCCTCGTGGTCTGGCCTCAGACATTGACTGAACGCACCTTGAACGAACTGCCAGCAGACGTGCCTCCCGAAGCTCCCGGTGGTGACCTCGGCCGGAACTGGGATGCGGAGGACGAGGTGCCCTCTCCTCCCGACCACGGTCTGCTGACGCAGATCACGGGTCTGGATTGGACACAACTTCAGGCTGTGGTACATCAGGGGGCAGACACACCACCGACAATCAGCCCGCAACCGATCGCCACGAACCTCGCGGCCCTGCGTGGCACGCCCTGCCGGACCGCTCCTCACCGGACGCCTGGGTGCATGTCATAG